Genomic segment of Rhodococcus rhodochrous:
CGTGGCGAAGACCCTGACCCTCGAGGTCGCGCAGCACCTGGGTGACAACCTGGTCCGCACGATCTCGATGCAGCCCACCGACGGCCTGGTGCGTGGCGCCCCCGTCAGCGACACCGGCAAGCCGATCTCGGTTCCCGTCGGCGACGTCGTCAAGGGCCACGTGTTCAACGCGCTGGGCGACTGCCTCGACGCGCCGGGCACCGGCCGCGACGGCGAGCAGTGGGGCATCCACCGCAAGCCCCCGGCCTTCGACCAGCTCGAGGGCAAGACCGAGATTCTCGAGACCGGCATCAAGGTCATCGACCTGCTGACCCCGTACGTGAAGGGCGGCAAGATCGGTCTGTTCGGTGGTGCCGGTGTCGGCAAGACCGTTCTGATCCAGGAGATGATCACCCGTATCGCGCGTGAGTTCTCCGGTACGTCGGTGTTCGCCGGCGTCGGTGAGCGCACCCGTGAGGGCACCGACCTCCACCTCGAGATGGAAGAGATGGGCGTCCTCCAGGACACCGCCCTCGTCTTCGGCCAGATGGACGAGCCGCCGGGCACGCGTATGCGCGTCGCTCTGTCGGCCCTGACGATGGCGGAGTACTTCCGCGACGTCCAGGGACAGGACGTGCTCCTGTTCATCGACAACATCTTCCGCTTCACGCAGGCCGGCTCGGAGGTTTCGACCCTCCTCGGCCGTATGCCGTCGGCCGTGGGTTACCAGCCCACGCTGGCAGACGAGATGGGTGAGCTCCAGGAGCGCATCACCTCGACGCGTGGCCGCTCGATCACCTCGCTGCAGGCGATCTACGTGCCTGCCGACGACTACACCGACCCCGCGCCGGCCACGACGTTCGCTCACCTCGATGCGACCACCGAGCTCTCGCGTCCGATCTCGCAGATGGGTATCTACCCCGCTGTGGACCCGCTGACGTCGACCTCGCGAATCCTCGAGCCGGGCATCGTCGGTGCCGACCACTTCCGGGTGGCCAACGAGGTCAAGCGCATCCTGCAGAAGTACAAGGAACTGCAGGACATCATCGCCATCCTCGGTATGGACGAGCTCTCCGAAGAGGACAAGGTCACGGTCGCCCGTGCCCGTCGTCTCCAGAAGTTCCTCGGCCAGAACTTCATCGTCGCCGAGAAGTTCACGGGTCAGCCGGGTTCGGTCGTGCCGCTCGCCGACACCATCGAGGCCTTCGACCGCGTGTGCAAGGGCGAGTTCGACCACCTGCCCGAGCAGGCGTTCAACAGCTGCGGTGGACTCGACGACGTCGAGGCTGCAGCCAAGAAGATCGCCGGAAAGTAGGCCACCGTGGCTGAGATGAGCGTGGACATCGTTGCCGTCGAGGAGCGTGTGTGGTCCGGATCGGCGACTCTCGTCACCGCCCAGACCACCGAGGGCGAGATCGGCATCATGCCCGGTCACGAGCCCGTGCTCGGCCAGCTCGTCGAGGGTGGCGTCGTGTCCGTCAGGACCGCGGACGGTGAGCGGATCGTCATGGCCGTCCATGGCGGATTCCTCTCGGTGACCGCGACGACGGTGACGGTGCTCGCCGAAGCCGCCGACCGCGTGGAGGACATCGACGTCGAGGCAGCGAAGTCGACTCTGAACGATGCGGATCGTGACGAGTCGGAGATCGCAGCGGCCCGCGGCCGCCTGCGGGCTGTCGAACGAGCCTGATCGTCGAACAACGAGAGCCGCGACGGAGCCGACGAGCAGTGTCACTTGGATTTCTGATTCTTACTATCCTTGTGGTGCTGCTCGCGGTCTCCGTCGCGGCTTTGTTGTACCGCCTCTTCACCCTGCGCGGCGGGGGTACCGCCGCCATTCTGCGAGTTATGCCTCAGAACGAAGGTTCCGGCTGGAGGCACGGAATCGTTCGGTACGGCGACGAGACACTCGCGTTCTACAAGCTTTCGAGCCTTCGGCCCGGACCCGACGTACGACTGACCCGTCAGGGCATCGATGTGCGTTCGCGGCGCAAGCCGGAAGGCAGTGAGTTCGACATCATGACCGAGGACATCGTGATCCTCGATGTGATCGACCGCGACGACTCGTACGAGATCGCGCTCGACAGCGGCGCTTTGATGGCCTTCATGTCCTGGGTCGAGTCCAGGCCCGATGGCCGGTCGCAGCGCCGCCGCCCCCTCTAGAGGGACTTCCTCACGCGCCCGCTCCCGGCTTCCACAGCACGTCGCCGTCCGGGTTCGCGATCCGGCACAGGATGAAGAGCAGATCCGAGAGCCGGTTCAGATACTTCGCCGGCAGGACGTTCGTGTCGTCCGGAGCCGCGTCCACCGCCGCCCACGCCGACCGTTCCGCACGTCGTGCGACGGTCCTGGCGGTGTGCAGCAGGGCAGCCCCCGGCGTGCCGCCCGGAAGAATGAACGAGTTGAGCGGTTCCAGCTCCTCGTTGAATTCGTCGCACCAGCCCTCGAGCCGATCGATGTACTGCTGGGTGATCCGCAGCGGCGGGTACTTCGGGTTCTCGACCACGGGCGTCGACAGATCGGCGCCGGCATCGAAGAGATCGTTCTGGATCTGCCGGAGTACCGCGACGAGCCGTTCCGGGAGCGCTCCCAGTGCGAGCGCCACACCGATCGCCGCATTGGTCTCGTCGCAATCGGCGTAGGCGACCAGACGAGGGTCGTTCTTCGAGACGCGCGAGAAGTCGCTGAGCCCCGTCGTTCCGTCGTCTCCGGTGCGCGTATAGATCCGTGTCAGGTGGACTGCCATGAGCGTCACGGTACCGGCTCTGCTCTTCCCTCGGACACGCCCGTTACGCTGTGTCGTTGTGAGTGAACGCTTTCTTGTCACAGGTGGGAACCGCCTTTCCGGCGACGTCGTCGTCGGGGGTGCCAAGAACAGCGTCCTCAAGCTGATGGCTGCGGCACTCCTCGCCGAGGGCACCACCACGATCACGAACTGCCCCGACATCCTCGACGTGCCCCTGATGGCCGATGTCCTGCGCGGACTCGGATGCGAAGTCGAACTCGAAGGCGACGCCGTACGCATCACGACGCCTGCCGAACCCGAGTACCGCGCCGATTTCGCGGCCGTGCGGCAGTTCCGAGCGTCGGTCTGCGTGCTCGGCCCGCTGGTCGCACGCTGCCGCAAGGCGATCGTGGCGCTGCCGGGTGGCGACGCCATCGGCTCCCGTCCGCTCGACATGCACCAGGCGGGTCTGCGACTGCTCGGCGCCCATTCGTCGATCGAGCACGGGTGTGTCGTCGCGGAAGCGGACGATCTGCACGGTGCCACCATCCGCCTGGCGTTCCCCTCGGTGGGGGCGACGGAGAACATCCTCATGGCCGCGGTTCTCGCCAAGGGGGACACGACCATCGACAATGCAGCCCGTGAACCGGAGATCGTCGACCTGTGCAACATGCTGGTCCGCATGGGGGCACGGATCACCGGTGCGGGCAGTACGACGCTGCGGGTCTCGGGAGTCTCGTCCCTCCGCCCCACCGAGCACCGGTGCATCGGCGACCGGATCGTCGCGGCGACATGGGGGATCGCAGCGGTGATGACGCGGGGCGATATCGCCGTCCACGGCGTCAATCCGAAGCACCTCGCGTTGGTGCTGGACAAGTTGCGCAGTGCCGGCGCCGAAGTCACGCCGTTGGCCGACGGATTCCACGTCGTGCAGAAGGAACGGCCCCGTGCCGTCAACTTCGCGACGCTGCCGTATCCGGGATTCCCGACCGACCTGCAGCCCATGGCCATCGGTCTCGCGGCCATCGCCGACGGGACGTCGATGATCACCGAGAACGTCTTCGAAGCACGGTTCCGGTTCGTCGAGGAGATGGTGCGTCTCGGAGCGGACGCCCGTACCGACGGACATCACGCGGTCGTGCGGGGAGTGGAGCAGTTGTCGAGCGCACCTGTGTGGGCATCGGACATCCGTGCGGGCGCAGGCCTGGTGCTCGCCGGGCTGTGCGCGGACGGGGTCACGGAAGTGCACGACGTCTACCACATCGACCGCGGTTATCCGCGGTTCGTGGAGATCCTGCAGGAGCTCGGCGGAACCATCGAGCGAGTGGGTGTCGAGGAAGGCCGGCTCCTGTCGCACTAGGGAGAAATCCCTGGTCGGGAGCTGTGTCCGGCGTCACCGGTGGCGATCTCGGTCCGGCCGGCGACTTTCGTGGGTAGCCACCTGGGCTTTCTCGGAGGTCCACCCACTCTGACCAGGCGATTTGGCAGGCAGTTGATCCTCGCGTAACTTATTCCAGGTCAGAGCGACACGGACACCGACCCGGGCCGAGAGGAACGGGACAACGAGGTTGGACGAAGGCGCCTGAACTTGGTTACGAGCCCCTGATTCTTCTGGTAAGGTCAGTGGCCCGGGAGGTCGAAGAGACCTCCTGATGAACAGTCACCCCGGAGTGAACGAACCGGAAGGTTCGGGATCGATGGTGTGTGCGTGTTCTTTGAGAACTCAACAGTGTGCCGATGAATGTCAGTGCCAATATTATTTGGTACTCCGCTCCGTCGTTTCGATGGGGTGGGTATTTGCTGATCGTCTCATTCTTCCGTCTGGGATGGTCAGTGTTTTTGAGCTAGTTTGAGTTTTTTGCTAGTGATTTGACTCGATGTCTTTGACTGATTGCCCCTTCGGGGTGATTGTGAGTCTTCAACGGAGAGT
This window contains:
- the atpD gene encoding F0F1 ATP synthase subunit beta, which codes for MTAAVTDNNAGAASALAGRVVRVIGAVVDVEFPRGAVPELFNALHAEVTLPSVAKTLTLEVAQHLGDNLVRTISMQPTDGLVRGAPVSDTGKPISVPVGDVVKGHVFNALGDCLDAPGTGRDGEQWGIHRKPPAFDQLEGKTEILETGIKVIDLLTPYVKGGKIGLFGGAGVGKTVLIQEMITRIAREFSGTSVFAGVGERTREGTDLHLEMEEMGVLQDTALVFGQMDEPPGTRMRVALSALTMAEYFRDVQGQDVLLFIDNIFRFTQAGSEVSTLLGRMPSAVGYQPTLADEMGELQERITSTRGRSITSLQAIYVPADDYTDPAPATTFAHLDATTELSRPISQMGIYPAVDPLTSTSRILEPGIVGADHFRVANEVKRILQKYKELQDIIAILGMDELSEEDKVTVARARRLQKFLGQNFIVAEKFTGQPGSVVPLADTIEAFDRVCKGEFDHLPEQAFNSCGGLDDVEAAAKKIAGK
- a CDS encoding F0F1 ATP synthase subunit epsilon, coding for MAEMSVDIVAVEERVWSGSATLVTAQTTEGEIGIMPGHEPVLGQLVEGGVVSVRTADGERIVMAVHGGFLSVTATTVTVLAEAADRVEDIDVEAAKSTLNDADRDESEIAAARGRLRAVERA
- a CDS encoding DUF2550 domain-containing protein, translated to MLLAVSVAALLYRLFTLRGGGTAAILRVMPQNEGSGWRHGIVRYGDETLAFYKLSSLRPGPDVRLTRQGIDVRSRRKPEGSEFDIMTEDIVILDVIDRDDSYEIALDSGALMAFMSWVESRPDGRSQRRRPL
- a CDS encoding cob(I)yrinic acid a,c-diamide adenosyltransferase, whose translation is MAVHLTRIYTRTGDDGTTGLSDFSRVSKNDPRLVAYADCDETNAAIGVALALGALPERLVAVLRQIQNDLFDAGADLSTPVVENPKYPPLRITQQYIDRLEGWCDEFNEELEPLNSFILPGGTPGAALLHTARTVARRAERSAWAAVDAAPDDTNVLPAKYLNRLSDLLFILCRIANPDGDVLWKPGAGA
- the murA gene encoding UDP-N-acetylglucosamine 1-carboxyvinyltransferase, which encodes MSERFLVTGGNRLSGDVVVGGAKNSVLKLMAAALLAEGTTTITNCPDILDVPLMADVLRGLGCEVELEGDAVRITTPAEPEYRADFAAVRQFRASVCVLGPLVARCRKAIVALPGGDAIGSRPLDMHQAGLRLLGAHSSIEHGCVVAEADDLHGATIRLAFPSVGATENILMAAVLAKGDTTIDNAAREPEIVDLCNMLVRMGARITGAGSTTLRVSGVSSLRPTEHRCIGDRIVAATWGIAAVMTRGDIAVHGVNPKHLALVLDKLRSAGAEVTPLADGFHVVQKERPRAVNFATLPYPGFPTDLQPMAIGLAAIADGTSMITENVFEARFRFVEEMVRLGADARTDGHHAVVRGVEQLSSAPVWASDIRAGAGLVLAGLCADGVTEVHDVYHIDRGYPRFVEILQELGGTIERVGVEEGRLLSH